One genomic region from Chrysemys picta bellii isolate R12L10 chromosome 16, ASM1138683v2, whole genome shotgun sequence encodes:
- the LOC135976066 gene encoding calponin homology domain-containing protein DDB_G0272472-like: MYAKRLKSDLVELCKQRRLRIGRLTKEQLIAQLEAEDRANELIPVSQGSSLANAAQAPVSVPAGSGQPAAEGFPRPLLPMPRGRVGRSPANTEDAVTPPASRGSSRRRSASVERNWLEWEKELKLRELEDRERQRQHEREEKERQHQREERQRQHEREEKERQHQREREEKERQRQENERQRQHDLELARLKGSEPPAAVGEGGPRTARSFDKCIMAPYKEGEDMDDFLEAFETACELHRVDPADRLRVLTPLLDPKAVALYRQLGEAEKGDYELFKKALLREFGLTPEMYRERFRSQDKTPEISYLQLAVRMERYASKWAGGAQTKEDLVKLLVLEQLYERCPSDLRLWLVDRKPENPRHAGQLADEFVKSRSGGGREEPQRNRPAVMQRESHPGTSQRGNMGNPLPRGMPSVRDNRPARGDPRDMSCYYCGRRGHVRAQCPKLKDRLSRPNPHRVNLVEAQTDEGQASHARGAGSLSTAQEREGPPASFSGGPDAPDSKFSVYRVGAGLSLRSECLVPLEVDGKKVYGYWDTGAEVTLARPEVVAPDRVVPNTFLTLTGVGGTPFKVPVARV; this comes from the coding sequence atgtatgccaagcggcttaagagcgacctggtggagctgtgcaagcagaggcggctgcgcattgggaggctcaccaaagaacagctcattgcccagctggaggcggaagatcgcgcgaatgaactgatccctgtgtctcagggaagcagcctggcaaatgcagcgcaggccccagtgtctgtcccagctgggagtggtcagccggctgctgagggcttcccgagacccctccttcctatgcctaggggaagggtggggaggagcccagcaaataccgaagacgccgtgacccccccggccagcagaggatcctcccggcgacgttcggcatccgtggagcggaattggctggaatgggagaaagagctaaaactgagagagctggaggatcgtgaacgacagagacagcatgaacgggaggagaaagagagacagcatcagcgtgaagagagacagagacagcatgaacgggaggagaaagagagacagcatcagcgtgaacgggaggagaaagagagacagagacaggagaatgagagacagcgtcagcatgacctggaactggcgagattgaagggcagcgaacccccggctgcggtgggtgaggggggacccaggactgcacggagctttgataagtgcatcatggccccatacaaggagggggaggacatggatgacttcctggaggcctttgagacggcctgcgagctgcaccgggttgatcccgcggacagactccgggtccttacccccttactggaccccaaagccgtggcattgtaccgccaactgggagaggcagagaaaggggactacgaactattcaaaaaggccctgctacgagagtttgggctgactcctgagatgtaccgggaaaggttccggagtcaagataaaacccctgagatctcatatctgcaactagccgtccgcatggaaagatacgccagcaagtgggctggtggggcccagacgaaggaggacctggttaaactgctggtactggagcaactgtatgagcggtgcccatccgacctgaggctgtggttggtggacagaaagccagagaacccgcgacacgccgggcagctggctgatgagtttgtaaagagccggtcagggggtggcagggaggagccccaaaggaacaggcccgccgtgatgcagagagagagtcaccctgggacctcccaaagggggaatatggggaatcccctcccacggggaatgcccagcgtcagggacaaccgaccagctcgaggggacccacgggacatgagctgctattactgcggccgaagaggccacgttcgggcccagtgccccaagctcaaggacagactgagcagaccgaacccgcaccgggttaacttggtagaggcccagacggacgaggggcaggcttctcatgcaagaggggctggcagcttatcaactgctcaagagagagaagggcccccggccagcttctctggggggccagatgctccggattcaaagttctccgtttacagggttggcgcggggctgtccctgcggagcgagtgccttgttcccctggaggtggatgggaagaaagtttatggatactgggacacgggcgcagaggtgacactggcccggcccgaggtggtggccccagatcgggtggtgcccaacaccttcctgaccctgaccggggtgggcgggaccccattcaaggttcccgtagcgagggtgtga
- the LOC135976065 gene encoding uncharacterized protein LOC135976065, protein MYAKRLKSDLVELCKQRQLRIGRLTKEQLIAQLEAEDRANELIPVSQGSSLANAAQAPVSVPAGSGQPAAEGFPRPLLPMPRGRVGRSPANTEGAVIPPASRGSPRRSPPASRGASRRRSASGERNWLEWEKELKLRELEDREQQRQHEERQRQHEREEKERQHQREREENERQHQHEREENERQRQENERQRQENERQHQRELELARLRGSEPPAAVSEGGPRTARSFDKCIMAPYKEGEDMDDFLEAFETACELHRVDPADRLQVLTPLLDPKSVALYRQLGEAEKGDYELFKRALLREFGLTPEMYRERFRGQDKTPEISYLQLAARMERYASKWAGGAQTKEDLIKLLVLEQLYERCPSDLRLWLVDRKPENPRHAGQLADEFVKSRSGGGREEPQRNRPAAMQRESHPGTYQRGNMGNPLPRGMPSVRDNRPARGDPQDMSCYYCGRRGHVRAQCPKLKDRLSRPNPHRVNLVEAQTDEGQASHARGAGSLSTAQEREGPQASSSRGLDAPDSGFLVYTVGAGLSLRREYLVPLEVDGRKVNGYWDTGAEVTLARPEVVAPDQVVPNSYLTLTGVGGTPVKVPVARVHLKWGAKEGPKDVGVHPYLPTEVLMGGDLENWPSNPQKALVVTRSQSRRGALRPGLGGGALPEAQDPNLVGRERPGTRLREAAASDPAGEKEQVAIPVPAAEFQAELQRDPSLRKIRDLADLNAVQTMERGGRKRFLWEKGFLYREWAPPGKMESGGIRRQLVVPQKYRRQLLCRAHDIPLSGHQGTWRTQQRLLRSFYWPGVFVTVRQYCRSCDPCQRGRKAWDKGKTALGPLPSIKDPFQRVAKVKRAALNQEGPKHRPPDWSAGRRPQPSWSPRGMGVGKGHRPHKPSHMRTASAIKHPRPKGGRGTEGAWCNSHQGTGGMRGHPWERG, encoded by the coding sequence atgtatgccaagcggcttaagagcgacctggtggagctgtgcaagcagaggcagctgcgcattgggaggctcaccaaagaacagctcattgcccagctggaggcggaagatcgcgcgaatgaactgatccctgtgtctcagggaagcagcctggcaaatgcagcgcaggcaccagtgtctgtcccagctgggagtggtcagccggctgctgagggcttcccgagacccctccttcctatgcctaggggaagggtggggaggagcccagcaaataccgaaggcgccgtgatccccccggccagcagggggtccccccggcgaagcccgccggccagcagaggagcctcccggcgacgttcggcatccggggagcggaattggctggaatgggagaaagagctaaaactgagggagctggaggatcgtgaacaacagagacagcatgaagagagacagcgtcagcatgaacgggaggagaaagagagacagcatcagcgtgaacgggaggagaatgagagacagcatcagcatgaacgggaggagaatgagagacagagacaggagaatgagagacagagacaggagaatgagagacagcatcagcgcgaactggaactggcgagactgaggggcagcgaacccccggctgcggtgagtgaggggggacccaggactgcacggagctttgataagtgcatcatggccccatacaaggagggggaggacatggatgacttcctggaggcctttgagacggcctgcgagctgcaccgggtggatcccgcggacagactccaggtccttacccccttactggaccccaaatccgtggcattgtaccgccaactgggagaggcagagaaaggggactacgaactattcaaaagggccctgctacgagagtttgggctgactcctgagatgtaccgggaaaggttccggggtcaagataaaacccctgagatctcatatttgcaactagccgcccgcatggaaagatacgccagcaagtgggctggtggggcccagacgaaggaggacctgattaaactgctggtactggagcaactgtatgagcggtgcccatccgacctgaggctgtggttggtggacagaaagccagagaacccgcgacacgccgggcagctggctgatgagtttgtaaagagccggtcagggggtggcagggaggagccccaaaggaacaggcccgccgcgatgcagagagagagtcaccctgggacctaccaaagggggaatatggggaatcccctcccacggggaatgcccagcgtcagggacaaccgaccggctcgaggggacccacaggacatgagctgctattactgcggccgaagaggccacgttcgggcccagtgccccaagctcaaggacagactgagcagaccgaacccgcatagggttaacttggtagaggcccagacggacgaggggcaggcttctcacgcaagaggggctggcagcttatcaactgctcaagagagagaagggccccaggccagctcctctagggggctggatgccccagactcagggtttttggtttatacggtgggcgcggggctgtccctccggagagagtaccttgttcccctggaggtggatgggaggaaggtcaatggatactgggatacgggcgcagaggtgacgctggcccggcccgaggtggtggccccagatcaggtggtgcccaactcctacctgaccctgacgggggtgggcggaacaccagtcaaagtgcccgtggcaagggtacacctgaagtggggggccaaggagggccccaaggatgtgggggtacacccgtatttgcccactgaggtattgatggggggggacctggagaactggccaagcaacccccaaaaggcactggttgtgacccgcagtcagagccggcgaggggccctgcgccctggccttggggggggtgccttgcctgaggcacaggaccctaacctggtggggagggaacgcccagggacgcggctcagggaggctgcagcttcggacccagcgggcgagaaagagcaggtggccatccctgtcccagctgctgagttccaggccgagttacagagagacccctccttgcggaagataagggacctggccgacctcaatgcggtacagaccatggaacgaggtggccggaaaaggttcctgtgggagaaggggttcctgtaccgagaatgggctcccccagggaaaatggagtcaggggggatcaggaggcagctggtggtaccccagaagtatcgccgccagctgctgtgccgggcccatgacattcccctctcagggcaccagggaacctggcgtacccagcagaggctgctacggagcttttactggcctggggtctttgttactgtccgacagtactgcagatcctgtgacccctgtcagagggggaggaaggcctgggacaaggggaaaacagctttaggacccttgcccagcataaaggatcctttccagagggtggccaaggttaaaagggcggctctgaaccaagagggcccaaagcacagacctccagactggagtgctgggagaagaccacagcccagttggagccccagaggtatgggggtgggaaaagggcacaggccgcataaaccttcccacatgcgaactgcgagtgccatcaagcacccccgacctaagggggggcgtggaacggaaggggcctggtgtaactcccaccaaggaactggagggatgcgggggcatccatgggaacgggggtag